Proteins co-encoded in one Candidatus Thiodictyon syntrophicum genomic window:
- a CDS encoding transcriptional regulator, with the protein MGTKSPAASKSPSAPRGAGLADALFTGTQQRVLGLLFGQPDRSFYATELIGLAGCGSGAVQRELARLAHGGLLSVRPVGNRKHYQANPDSPVFAELCGLAQKTVGLAEPLRAALQPLAPRIDAAFVFGSVAKRQDTATSDIDLMLVSDTLSYADAYGALEGASARLGRTVNPTILSRADLAARLSDDNAFVTRVLSQPKIWLMGGQDALGV; encoded by the coding sequence ATGGGCACAAAATCTCCAGCCGCCTCGAAGTCGCCATCTGCGCCGCGCGGCGCGGGCCTTGCTGACGCACTGTTCACCGGCACCCAGCAGCGGGTGCTGGGGCTCTTGTTCGGCCAGCCTGATCGGAGTTTTTACGCCACGGAACTGATCGGCTTGGCGGGCTGCGGCTCGGGCGCCGTGCAGCGCGAGTTGGCGCGCCTGGCCCACGGCGGGCTGCTGAGCGTCCGTCCCGTCGGCAACCGCAAGCATTACCAGGCCAACCCGGACTCGCCCGTATTCGCAGAGCTGTGCGGGCTCGCCCAGAAGACGGTCGGCCTGGCGGAGCCCCTGCGTGCGGCCTTACAGCCGTTAGCGCCGCGGATCGACGCCGCCTTTGTGTTTGGGTCGGTGGCCAAACGACAGGACACCGCGACCAGCGATATCGATCTGATGTTGGTCAGCGACACGCTGAGCTACGCCGATGCCTATGGGGCGCTGGAGGGCGCCAGCGCCCGTCTGGGCCGGACGGTGAACCCGACGATCTTATCGCGCGCGGATTTGGCCGCGCGGTTGAGCGACGATAACGCCTTTGTCACGCGCGTGTTGTCGCAGCCCAAGATCTGGCTGATGGGAGGACAAGATGCCCTCGGCGTTTGA